The following coding sequences lie in one Mesorhizobium sp. NZP2298 genomic window:
- a CDS encoding helix-turn-helix domain-containing protein, protein MQGNVGSKIRDARKEQNITLRDLSERSGLSVSQLSKLENGKARLTVDVALMIAGVLHVPVASFLFSPKPGMQARRSITRAGSGILHQGNAMEFEVLCSDFRDKTNIFWRVTLRAKSFEENGGWRSHSGEEFIHVLSGSLELHTIHYDPTVLLPGDSILFDGEMQHAYIALGGEPVVMLMSNTVPRDGLAASAGI, encoded by the coding sequence ATGCAGGGCAATGTGGGCAGCAAGATCCGCGACGCGCGCAAGGAGCAGAACATCACGCTGCGTGATCTCAGCGAGCGCTCCGGCTTGTCTGTGTCGCAACTGTCCAAACTCGAGAACGGCAAGGCGCGGCTGACGGTCGATGTCGCGCTGATGATCGCCGGCGTGCTGCATGTGCCGGTGGCTTCCTTCCTGTTCAGCCCCAAGCCCGGCATGCAGGCGCGCCGTTCCATCACGCGCGCCGGCAGCGGCATCCTGCACCAGGGCAATGCCATGGAATTCGAGGTCCTGTGCAGCGATTTCCGCGACAAGACCAACATTTTCTGGCGCGTCACGCTGCGCGCGAAGAGTTTTGAGGAGAATGGCGGCTGGCGCAGCCATTCGGGCGAAGAGTTCATCCACGTGTTGAGCGGCAGCCTGGAACTGCACACGATCCACTATGATCCGACGGTGCTGCTGCCGGGCGACAGCATCCTCTTCGACGGCGAAATGCAGCACGCCTATATCGCGCTTGGTGGCGAGCCAGTCGTCATGCTGATGTCGAACACAGTGCCACGCGACGGGCTTGCCGCCAGCGCGGGGATTTGA
- a CDS encoding ABC transporter ATP-binding protein — protein MLSVEAVSKTFGGVQALRNASLSCEAGEILGLIGPNGAGKSTLVNAISGVLKPDTGSVRLAGQEITGHGPEHCARAGVARTFQTIRLFKDLTVRQNVEVAHITCQTVRPDAAARIGIDQLLAQYQLDGFADVPAGTLSYGSQRRLEIARALALGPSLLLLDEPAAGLNEGESETLAVAIEGIRSDVGCATIVIDHDLRFINRLCDRLCVMDQGQVIASGQTEEVWRDPRVIEVYVGQSATS, from the coding sequence ATGCTGTCGGTTGAGGCAGTCAGCAAGACCTTTGGCGGCGTACAGGCATTGCGCAATGCGTCGCTGTCCTGTGAAGCCGGCGAGATCCTCGGCCTGATCGGCCCCAATGGCGCGGGGAAATCCACGCTGGTCAATGCCATCTCCGGCGTGCTCAAGCCCGACACCGGGAGTGTCCGGCTGGCAGGCCAGGAGATCACCGGCCATGGTCCCGAGCATTGCGCCCGGGCAGGGGTCGCGCGCACCTTCCAGACCATCCGCCTGTTCAAGGATCTGACTGTCCGGCAGAATGTCGAGGTCGCCCATATCACCTGCCAGACGGTTCGCCCGGATGCGGCGGCGCGCATCGGCATCGACCAACTGCTCGCCCAGTATCAGCTCGATGGTTTTGCCGACGTCCCGGCCGGCACGCTGTCCTACGGCAGCCAGCGCCGGCTCGAAATCGCCAGAGCGCTGGCGCTGGGCCCATCGCTGCTTTTGCTCGACGAGCCGGCCGCGGGCCTCAACGAAGGCGAGTCCGAGACGCTGGCGGTGGCGATCGAAGGCATTCGCAGCGATGTCGGCTGCGCCACCATCGTCATCGACCACGATCTGCGCTTCATCAACCGGCTGTGCGACCGGCTCTGCGTCATGGACCAGGGCCAGGTGATCGCCTCCGGGCAGACCGAAGAGGTGTGGCGCGATCCGCGCGTCATCGAGGTTTATGTCGGGCAGTCGGCCACATCGTGA
- a CDS encoding ABC transporter substrate-binding protein, with protein sequence MEKMILGAAVVAAGLLQVAHAEAADLKIGLAVAMTGTYAPYSEAEGARCMADKLNKAAGAGDPKVELMIEDNRSDPQLSVSLGQKFLDAGAQIITGVPFPDALIPTAQIAAPYGATVFSAPNTQLEMQQAGLDNFIAGAVPDPINAAATANALYGKGARSVALMVSPDAGSYSEKLPEWFGEVFEHLGGKVVGKFNYSWGTTDWSPQIASIKALPQKPDAIHICGVLPDVGIFIRQLRANGYDGWVAGCDAFDDKSLEGTVGDPASLEKVMFATHGATGIDSPIDKFLAQCKADGYKINGIFDALGADMVQISYEAAKKSGTVEPAALREAIRAPGGYPGTTAPTISFAEKKGYPVKAVPVMGFSNGKRVLITDTPPTFVPALN encoded by the coding sequence ATGGAGAAGATGATCTTGGGAGCCGCGGTCGTCGCGGCGGGGCTTTTGCAGGTGGCGCATGCTGAGGCCGCCGATCTGAAGATCGGGCTCGCCGTTGCGATGACCGGCACCTATGCACCTTACAGCGAAGCCGAAGGCGCGCGCTGCATGGCCGACAAGCTGAACAAGGCTGCGGGTGCAGGCGATCCCAAGGTCGAGCTGATGATCGAGGACAACCGCTCCGACCCCCAGCTTTCGGTGTCGCTCGGCCAGAAATTCCTCGATGCGGGCGCGCAGATCATCACCGGCGTGCCGTTCCCCGACGCGCTGATCCCGACCGCGCAGATCGCGGCACCCTACGGCGCCACCGTGTTTTCGGCGCCGAACACGCAGCTCGAAATGCAGCAGGCAGGGCTCGACAATTTCATCGCCGGCGCGGTGCCCGATCCGATCAACGCGGCAGCCACCGCCAACGCGCTTTACGGCAAGGGCGCGCGCAGCGTGGCATTGATGGTCTCGCCCGATGCCGGATCCTATTCGGAAAAGCTGCCGGAATGGTTCGGTGAGGTGTTCGAGCATCTCGGCGGCAAGGTCGTCGGCAAGTTCAACTATTCCTGGGGCACCACCGACTGGTCGCCGCAGATCGCCAGCATCAAGGCGCTGCCGCAGAAGCCCGACGCCATCCATATCTGCGGCGTGCTGCCCGATGTCGGCATCTTCATCCGCCAGCTGCGCGCCAATGGTTATGACGGCTGGGTCGCCGGCTGCGATGCCTTCGACGACAAGTCCCTGGAAGGCACCGTCGGCGATCCGGCGTCGCTGGAGAAGGTGATGTTCGCCACCCATGGCGCGACCGGCATCGACAGCCCGATCGACAAGTTCCTCGCCCAGTGCAAGGCCGACGGCTACAAGATCAACGGCATCTTCGATGCGCTCGGCGCCGACATGGTGCAGATCAGCTACGAGGCGGCCAAGAAGTCCGGCACCGTCGAACCCGCTGCCTTGCGCGAGGCGATCCGCGCACCGGGCGGCTATCCCGGCACCACCGCGCCCACCATCTCCTTCGCCGAGAAGAAGGGTTATCCGGTGAAAGCCGTACCGGTGATGGGCTTCTCCAACGGCAAACGGGTGCTGATCACCGACACGCCGCCGACTTTCGTGCCGGCGCTGAACTGA
- a CDS encoding ABC transporter ATP-binding protein encodes MLSVDNLVVRYGAVSAVRDLSLKVGRGELVALLGPNGAGKSSTINALTGLVTPASGRIVLDGQDISRVRTEDRIRAGLTSTPEGRHIFANLTVGENLRLGAATRRDPKGVRGDIERFLALFPVLSERYGQAAGTLSGGEQQMLAIARSLMSRPKLLLLDEPSLGLAPKIVVQIFDFIGELKREGLTLLVVEQNAKQALRFADRVYVVSAGTLRYDGPPAELADEHGLFNLYIGG; translated from the coding sequence GTGCTGAGCGTCGACAATCTGGTCGTCCGCTACGGCGCGGTGAGCGCGGTGCGCGACCTCAGCCTGAAGGTCGGGCGGGGCGAACTTGTCGCCTTGCTCGGTCCCAATGGCGCCGGCAAGAGTTCGACGATCAACGCGCTGACCGGCCTGGTCACGCCGGCCTCGGGTCGCATCGTCCTTGACGGCCAGGACATCTCGCGTGTCCGCACCGAGGATCGTATCCGCGCCGGCCTGACCTCGACACCGGAGGGCCGGCACATCTTCGCCAATCTGACCGTGGGCGAGAACCTGCGGCTGGGGGCCGCGACACGACGCGACCCCAAGGGCGTGCGTGGCGATATCGAGCGCTTCCTGGCCCTGTTTCCGGTGCTGTCCGAGCGCTACGGCCAAGCGGCCGGCACGCTTTCGGGCGGCGAGCAGCAGATGCTTGCCATCGCCCGCTCTCTGATGTCGCGGCCGAAGCTGTTGCTGCTCGACGAGCCATCGCTCGGGCTGGCACCGAAGATCGTCGTGCAGATCTTCGATTTCATCGGCGAACTCAAGCGGGAAGGGCTGACGCTGCTGGTGGTCGAGCAGAACGCCAAGCAGGCGCTGCGCTTCGCCGACCGCGTCTATGTCGTCAGCGCCGGGACGCTCCGCTACGACGGGCCGCCGGCCGAGCTTGCCGACGAACATGGCCTCTTCAACCTCTATATTGGCGGGTAG
- a CDS encoding branched-chain amino acid ABC transporter permease, with the protein MDYALQQLLNALAFGAEYSLVALGLAVVFSIMGLVNFAHGEIIGVSAYSVFLAAALGLTSPFVAVLLAVAAAALAAVAFERVAFRPVRYAPTTTGLLTAFGVSIVVQNLFMLLISPKPQSVSILNGLNQMWFFGPFAVSSLQVMELVVSGLTILALVLFLNRSTLGLAIRAASRDFATVRLMGIKANRVIATAFAISGALAGIAAVFIIARRGSVSPDLGFSLVLKAFVACVIGGFGSLAGAAAGGMLLGFIEVGLLVALPQEYGGFKDALTYVIIVALLVYRPEGLLGQRVELGDKEI; encoded by the coding sequence ATGGACTATGCCCTGCAGCAGCTTCTCAACGCGCTGGCCTTCGGCGCGGAATATTCGCTGGTCGCGCTCGGCCTGGCGGTGGTGTTCTCCATCATGGGCCTGGTCAATTTCGCGCATGGCGAAATCATCGGCGTCTCGGCCTATAGCGTGTTCCTGGCGGCCGCCCTTGGCCTGACCTCGCCATTCGTGGCCGTGCTGCTTGCCGTCGCTGCCGCCGCCCTTGCGGCGGTCGCCTTCGAACGCGTCGCGTTCCGGCCGGTGCGCTACGCGCCGACGACGACAGGACTGCTCACCGCCTTCGGCGTCTCGATCGTCGTGCAGAACCTGTTCATGCTGCTGATCTCGCCCAAGCCGCAGTCGGTTTCGATCCTCAACGGGCTGAACCAGATGTGGTTCTTCGGCCCCTTCGCTGTGTCGTCGCTGCAGGTGATGGAGCTGGTCGTCTCCGGCCTGACCATTCTGGCGCTGGTGCTCTTCCTCAACCGCTCGACGCTTGGCCTGGCGATCCGCGCGGCATCGCGTGATTTCGCCACGGTGCGGCTGATGGGCATCAAGGCCAACCGGGTAATCGCCACCGCCTTCGCCATTTCGGGCGCGCTGGCCGGCATCGCAGCCGTCTTCATCATCGCGCGGCGCGGCAGCGTCTCGCCCGATCTCGGTTTCAGCCTGGTGTTGAAGGCCTTCGTTGCCTGCGTCATCGGCGGCTTCGGCTCGCTGGCGGGGGCGGCGGCCGGCGGCATGCTGCTCGGCTTCATCGAAGTCGGGCTGCTGGTTGCCTTGCCGCAGGAATATGGGGGCTTCAAGGATGCGCTCACCTACGTGATCATCGTCGCGTTGCTGGTCTACCGGCCGGAAGGCCTGCTCGGCCAGCGGGTTGAACTTGGCGACAAGGAGATTTGA
- a CDS encoding branched-chain amino acid ABC transporter permease: protein MSQVIENTAPPAATVMRPSSALTRSLIGGLVTSLPVLAIGLAILGFAPTYYTYLALGAFVNLIVVVGLQVFMGNSNIANLGHSAFVGLGAYGVAILSTPLAMKKLSIPNAPFGFATLQLDPVSSALIALVVVGIVAAISGKVISRLSGVAATIVSLALLIIVHSVFLNWTDLFKGNQAFFGIPKVVGLPWMLVSSVVVIVLARLFKDSRWGLQLRASAQSPQAAAALGIDARRLRLMSWVLSALICGLAGVLYAYFAGTISPKLFYFQMIFNTLAMLILGGMATVTGAVTGVIVLSVGLEFIRSIESGVTIGSIQLPQLLGLSGVALGVVIVLCMAFRPGGISGRYELDELLSRFFRRNAK from the coding sequence GTGTCCCAAGTGATCGAAAACACCGCGCCCCCCGCCGCCACCGTGATGCGGCCCAGCAGCGCCCTGACGCGCTCACTGATCGGCGGGTTGGTGACATCGCTGCCGGTACTGGCGATCGGGCTGGCGATCCTCGGTTTCGCGCCGACCTACTACACCTATCTTGCGCTCGGCGCCTTCGTGAACCTGATCGTCGTCGTCGGCCTGCAAGTGTTCATGGGCAATTCCAACATCGCCAATCTCGGCCACAGCGCCTTTGTCGGCCTTGGCGCCTATGGCGTCGCCATTCTCTCGACACCGCTCGCGATGAAGAAGCTGTCGATCCCCAACGCGCCGTTCGGCTTCGCAACCCTTCAGCTCGACCCTGTGTCCTCCGCGTTGATCGCTCTCGTTGTGGTCGGCATTGTCGCCGCTATCAGCGGCAAGGTCATCAGCCGCTTGTCGGGCGTCGCCGCGACCATCGTCAGCCTGGCGCTGTTGATCATCGTGCATTCGGTGTTTCTCAACTGGACCGATCTGTTCAAGGGCAACCAGGCCTTCTTCGGTATCCCGAAGGTGGTTGGCCTGCCCTGGATGCTGGTGTCCTCGGTGGTGGTGATCGTGCTGGCACGGCTGTTCAAGGACAGCCGCTGGGGGCTGCAACTAAGGGCCAGCGCGCAAAGCCCGCAGGCAGCGGCAGCCCTCGGCATCGACGCGCGGCGGCTGCGGCTGATGTCCTGGGTGCTGTCGGCGCTGATCTGCGGCCTGGCCGGCGTGCTCTATGCCTATTTCGCCGGTACGATCAGCCCGAAACTGTTCTACTTCCAGATGATCTTCAACACGCTGGCGATGCTGATCCTGGGCGGCATGGCAACGGTGACGGGTGCGGTGACCGGCGTGATCGTGCTTTCGGTCGGGCTCGAATTCATCCGCAGTATCGAATCCGGCGTGACGATCGGCAGTATTCAACTACCGCAATTGCTCGGCCTGTCCGGCGTGGCGCTCGGCGTCGTCATCGTGCTGTGCATGGCGTTCCGGCCAGGCGGCATCAGCGGCCGCTACGAGCTCGACGAATTGTTGTCGCGATTTTTCCGGCGCAACGCGAAATAG
- a CDS encoding glutamine synthetase family protein, whose protein sequence is MEFEDKAAAYAPQLEALQKKLAADGVEFIEVHTVDTSGAFRSKIAPLKLSTHGESINAILYCVTHGDGQPMGDVAFASPSANEENGFPNIKGIIDPATVVRHGWKPKFASAITRSYMLDGAVCPFDPRGVLARVEERARGLGYEPMFALEYEFGIFHADHDLMRAGRYRELKPWGHSLINYDLVRSGEYQDFAAEFITRMKSIGIGVASLVTEYGYGMYEYALTPKTPLQAADDAMRAKLHLRELCAERGLVATFMTRFQPPGKESACGAHHHVSLWRDGKPAFAAGPNKLTPVAEKFLAGVLNRMQETHLMFRPTVNSYRRFDRGAWSPEDVAWGFENRTAPIRAITTPNDGACRLEHRAPGADINPYLSIAAILAAGCEGIEKELPLEAPVTSNLATLDKPKLPRTLNASIEAFAASDFCAEAFGEAFRDNYAESRRAEQAAFDAWQASHITDFEWQRYFVS, encoded by the coding sequence GTGGAATTTGAGGACAAGGCCGCGGCTTACGCGCCCCAGCTCGAGGCGTTGCAGAAGAAACTCGCGGCAGACGGGGTCGAGTTCATCGAGGTGCATACGGTCGACACGTCGGGCGCATTCCGCTCCAAGATCGCACCGTTGAAGCTGTCGACCCATGGCGAATCCATCAACGCCATCCTCTATTGCGTCACCCATGGCGACGGCCAGCCGATGGGCGATGTCGCGTTTGCTTCGCCCAGCGCCAATGAGGAGAACGGCTTTCCCAACATCAAGGGGATCATCGATCCGGCGACCGTTGTGCGGCATGGCTGGAAGCCGAAATTCGCCTCGGCCATTACCCGCTCCTACATGCTCGACGGTGCGGTCTGTCCGTTCGATCCGCGCGGCGTGCTGGCTCGTGTCGAGGAGCGCGCCAGGGGGCTCGGCTACGAGCCAATGTTCGCGCTGGAATACGAGTTCGGCATCTTCCATGCCGACCACGATCTGATGCGCGCCGGGCGCTATCGTGAGCTGAAGCCCTGGGGCCATTCGCTGATCAACTATGATCTGGTGCGCAGCGGCGAATATCAGGACTTCGCCGCCGAGTTCATCACCCGGATGAAGAGCATCGGTATCGGCGTTGCCTCGCTGGTCACCGAATATGGCTATGGCATGTATGAATATGCGCTGACGCCGAAGACCCCGCTGCAGGCAGCCGATGACGCTATGCGCGCCAAGCTGCACCTGCGCGAGCTCTGCGCCGAGCGGGGCCTAGTTGCCACCTTCATGACCCGCTTCCAGCCGCCGGGCAAGGAAAGCGCTTGTGGCGCGCATCACCATGTCAGCCTGTGGCGCGACGGCAAGCCGGCCTTCGCCGCTGGCCCGAACAAGCTGACGCCGGTCGCCGAGAAATTCCTCGCCGGCGTGCTCAACCGGATGCAGGAAACGCATCTCATGTTCCGGCCGACGGTCAATTCCTACCGCCGCTTCGACCGTGGCGCCTGGTCACCGGAAGATGTCGCCTGGGGCTTCGAGAACCGCACCGCGCCAATCCGCGCCATCACCACGCCCAATGACGGCGCCTGCCGGCTGGAGCATCGCGCGCCGGGCGCCGACATCAATCCCTATCTGTCGATCGCGGCGATCCTGGCGGCGGGCTGCGAGGGCATCGAAAAGGAGCTGCCGCTGGAAGCGCCGGTGACATCCAACCTCGCCACTCTCGACAAGCCGAAACTGCCGCGCACGCTCAATGCCTCGATCGAGGCATTCGCCGCGTCGGACTTCTGCGCCGAGGCGTTCGGTGAAGCGTTCCGCGACAATTACGCCGAGAGCCGGCGGGCGGAGCAGGCAGCGTTCGATGCCTGGCAGGCGTCGCACATCACCGACTTCGAGTGGCAGCGCTATTTCGTCAGCTGA
- a CDS encoding nitrate reductase, whose translation MQIDEAREVRTTCPYCGVGCGVLAKVAADGQVSVRGDPDHPANFGRLCSKGSALAETIGLDGRLLHPEIHGRRTGWDEALDLVASTFSQTIAEHGPDAVAFYVSGQLLTEDYYLANKLMKGFIGSANIDTNSRLCMASSVAGHRRAFGSDTVPGTYEDLELADLIVLVGSNLAWCHPVLYQRIAAAREKRPGMKIVLIDPRRTMSADIADMHLAIAPDGDAALFTGLLAWLGQHNALDRAYITAHTTGFGQALFAASTLDLAGVATATGLSEDELGHFYSLFAATSRTVTVYSQGVNQSSSGTDKVNAIINCHLATGRIGKPGAGPFSVTGQPNAMGGREVGGMANMLAAHMEIDNAEHRDRVRRFWNAPDIAQKPGLKAVEMFQAVADGRIKALWVMATNPVDSMPDADAVEAAIKACPFVVVSDVLASTDTVRHAHVRLPATAWGEKDGTVTNSERRISRQRAFLPPPGEARPDWWIVAEVARRMGFAEAFTHTVPAEVFAEHAALSGYENDGARDFDIGAYGRVDTAAYEGLTPFQWPAPALPPSPLGGGSAHWLSEAGQANQDEIVAGDPLWPVRFFANGGYFTPDRKARFIAIRPTTEIRATPDFPLILNTGRIRDHWHTMTRTGKSPRLSQHIAEPFVEIHPVDAQHHGIDDADIVRISSQRGDVLVRALITSRQRQGSVFAPMHWTDQFAARGRLDALTTQLVDPVSGQPALKHVAARMEKFAAKAFGFAVTRQRPATIAADYWALARCKGGWRVELAFADDGIDWTGFAQSLFATSPDAQMLAYHDRDAGRHRIAAFDREHLVGALFVAPGPVAVSRGWAAEQLEEVYASQRERFRIVAGRAGADRPDAGAAVCSCFNVGANQIVAAVTAGCATVEAIGGALKAGTNCGSCRSEIRALIQANRVQAAE comes from the coding sequence ATGCAGATTGACGAGGCACGCGAGGTGAGGACCACCTGCCCCTATTGCGGGGTGGGCTGCGGCGTGCTGGCCAAGGTCGCCGCGGACGGGCAGGTGTCTGTCCGCGGCGACCCCGATCATCCCGCGAATTTCGGCCGGCTCTGCTCCAAGGGTTCCGCGCTGGCCGAGACGATCGGCCTCGACGGCAGGTTGCTTCATCCCGAAATCCACGGCCGCCGGACAGGCTGGGATGAGGCGCTCGACCTCGTCGCTTCGACCTTCTCGCAAACCATCGCCGAACACGGCCCGGATGCGGTCGCCTTCTATGTCTCGGGCCAATTGCTGACCGAGGATTATTACCTCGCCAACAAGCTGATGAAAGGCTTCATCGGCTCGGCCAACATCGACACCAATTCTCGCCTCTGCATGGCCTCGTCCGTAGCCGGCCACCGCCGCGCCTTCGGCTCCGACACGGTGCCGGGAACCTACGAGGACCTTGAACTCGCCGACCTCATCGTGCTGGTCGGCTCCAACCTCGCCTGGTGCCACCCCGTGCTCTACCAGCGCATCGCGGCGGCCCGGGAGAAACGGCCCGGGATGAAGATCGTGCTCATCGACCCGCGCCGCACCATGAGCGCTGACATAGCTGACATGCATCTGGCGATCGCGCCCGATGGCGACGCCGCTTTGTTCACCGGCCTGCTCGCCTGGCTCGGCCAGCACAATGCGCTCGACCGCGCCTATATCACGGCGCACACGACCGGCTTCGGCCAAGCCCTTTTCGCTGCCTCCACGCTCGATCTTGCCGGTGTTGCCACGGCCACCGGCCTTAGCGAAGACGAGCTTGGCCATTTCTATAGCCTGTTTGCCGCGACCTCCAGGACAGTGACGGTCTACAGCCAGGGTGTGAACCAGTCGTCGTCGGGCACCGACAAGGTCAATGCCATCATCAACTGTCATCTCGCCACCGGCCGCATCGGCAAGCCGGGAGCCGGGCCGTTCTCCGTGACCGGCCAGCCCAACGCCATGGGCGGCCGTGAGGTGGGCGGCATGGCGAATATGCTCGCCGCCCATATGGAGATCGACAACGCCGAGCACCGTGACCGCGTGCGGCGCTTCTGGAACGCGCCTGATATCGCGCAAAAACCCGGGCTGAAGGCCGTCGAGATGTTTCAAGCCGTGGCCGACGGCCGCATCAAGGCGCTGTGGGTCATGGCCACCAACCCGGTCGATTCGATGCCGGACGCCGACGCCGTCGAAGCGGCAATCAAGGCTTGCCCGTTCGTCGTGGTGTCGGACGTGCTGGCCAGCACGGACACGGTGCGCCACGCCCATGTAAGGCTGCCGGCCACGGCCTGGGGCGAAAAGGACGGCACCGTCACCAATTCGGAACGCCGTATCTCGCGCCAGCGCGCCTTTCTGCCTCCGCCCGGTGAGGCGCGGCCCGACTGGTGGATTGTCGCCGAAGTGGCGCGACGGATGGGGTTTGCCGAGGCGTTTACGCATACGGTCCCTGCTGAGGTTTTCGCCGAGCACGCCGCGCTGTCGGGCTACGAGAACGATGGCGCGCGGGATTTCGATATCGGCGCTTATGGCCGCGTTGATACTGCGGCTTACGAGGGATTGACGCCGTTCCAATGGCCGGCACCGGCCTTACCCCCCTCCCCCTTGGGAGGAGGGTCGGCTCACTGGTTGAGCGAAGCGGGACAAGCGAACCAGGATGAGATTGTCGCCGGCGACCCCCTCTGGCCTGTTCGCTTCTTCGCCAACGGTGGCTATTTCACACCCGACCGCAAAGCCCGCTTCATAGCCATCCGTCCCACCACCGAAATCCGCGCCACCCCCGACTTCCCCCTCATCCTCAACACCGGCCGCATCCGCGACCACTGGCACACCATGACGCGCACCGGCAAAAGCCCGCGTCTTTCCCAGCACATCGCCGAGCCCTTTGTCGAAATCCACCCCGTGGACGCGCAGCACCACGGCATCGACGATGCCGACATCGTGCGTATCTCTAGCCAACGCGGTGATGTGCTGGTCCGCGCCCTGATCACGTCCCGCCAGCGCCAGGGCAGCGTCTTCGCACCAATGCACTGGACCGACCAGTTCGCGGCAAGGGGCCGGCTCGACGCGCTGACCACGCAGCTCGTCGATCCGGTCTCAGGCCAACCCGCGCTGAAACACGTCGCCGCTCGCATGGAGAAATTTGCCGCCAAGGCTTTTGGTTTTGCCGTCACACGGCAACGCCCCGCGACCATTGCCGCAGACTATTGGGCGCTTGCCCGCTGCAAGGGTGGCTGGCGGGTAGAGCTTGCCTTCGCTGACGATGGCATCGACTGGACGGGCTTTGCCCAATCCCTGTTCGCCACGTCACCCGATGCTCAGATGCTCGCCTATCACGACCGCGACGCCGGCCGGCATCGCATCGCCGCCTTCGACCGTGAGCACCTCGTGGGCGCCTTGTTCGTCGCGCCTGGCCCGGTCGCGGTGTCGCGTGGCTGGGCGGCCGAACAACTCGAGGAGGTTTACGCCAGCCAGCGTGAACGCTTCCGGATCGTCGCCGGCCGCGCCGGTGCCGACCGGCCCGATGCCGGCGCCGCCGTCTGCTCCTGTTTCAACGTCGGCGCCAACCAGATCGTGGCGGCAGTGACAGCCGGCTGCGCCACCGTCGAAGCCATCGGCGGTGCGCTGAAGGCCGGCACCAATTGCGGCTCCTGCCGGTCTGAGATCCGCGCCCTCATCCAGGCCAATCGCGTCCAGGCCGCCGAGTGA
- the nirD gene encoding nitrite reductase small subunit NirD, giving the protein MNWISIGTISDIPRRGARCVATPQGKVAVFRTQDDQVFAIDDHCPHRGGPLSQGIVHGAAVTCPLHNWVISLETGKALGADEGVVRTIPVKVEGERLFLALEALASHAA; this is encoded by the coding sequence ATGAATTGGATATCGATCGGCACGATCTCCGACATCCCCCGTCGCGGCGCGCGCTGCGTCGCCACTCCGCAAGGTAAGGTCGCCGTCTTCCGCACCCAGGACGATCAGGTCTTCGCCATCGACGATCACTGCCCGCACAGAGGCGGTCCACTGAGCCAGGGCATCGTCCATGGCGCGGCGGTGACCTGTCCCTTGCACAATTGGGTGATCTCGCTGGAGACGGGCAAGGCGCTCGGCGCCGACGAAGGCGTGGTGCGCACCATCCCGGTCAAGGTCGAGGGCGAACGCCTGTTCCTGGCACTGGAAGCGCTGGCGAGCCATGCGGCCTGA